The genome window ATGAAGATTGCGACCACGATTAAGACGTAATCTGCTATGTTGTTAGTACATACCAATCTACCTGGGGGTAGGGGTGAGATGACTCATGTTATCACTGGTGACTGGCAGAGCGACGGGGAAACAAAAGAACTGGTATTTGTTAGCATTTCCATTTGTCGACGAAAGCAAAAAGGGCTTACGATTGAAGTGACAGAGACAAATAAAGCAGCAATCAAGTTGATACCATAGCCACACCTCCCCAACCTGAATGGTGCATTCGGCACTTGATGCTGCGACAGAATATCTCGCCCCCTTACAAGCAGGGCGATAATGGGAAATGCATACGAAACATTCAAAAAGATAGTGCATGACGCTATGTATGCTCCAAAGGCAACCGTGGGTCCCAGATACAACGTTCCGAACAGGATGTTGAAGCCATAGCACATTAGTATGGTGTTAGTAGGGACATTGTGGCCTGGAGTAATGTGTGAAAAGCATTTAGGGAACAGGATACCGTTATCTCGTGCCATGGAGTAAAGAAGCCGACTAGCGCTGGTAGTGCTGGCAGTGCATCCATTGATGAAGCAGACTGCAAGCATAATGGTCATCACACAGGTTGCGGCCGGATTTCGAGTTGCTTGTAGCATGAGTTCCACAATGGGCATGCCAGTGTTGGTTGCAAGGACCGTCGTTGGATCGGTGAAGCAAAATAGCATAACAAGAATGAAGGCAAAGCCACTGTTCGATATGTAAGTGTGCTAGTAGGTGGCAAAGGGAGCGGTATACTGACGTCACTCCTCCAACAACAATAGAGTAAATCATGGCCCGTGGGGCGTCGCGGGATGGATTAGGCATCTCTTCCATCATATGGAGGATGACGTCGAAGCCAATGAGGGAAAGAGCGGACTGTAGAAGACCGAGAACCCAGGCAATGCTGTCGGGCCAACCTGTCTTGTTGTTGAAGGACGTGAATACGTAGTCTGCGTTTGTCTTGTCGTGGAGAGACAAGAGAATGATGCTGATGATAATAACACCAAGAATCGACCAGAACACTTCATGATGTGAGCTCTTGACAAGCAACAGAAACTTCGAGGTTTGGGTCTCCTTACTAGCGAAGTCATTCCATTTGCCCAGGATTCTATTGCCCCAAATGTTACCGACAGTGGCGAATGTTAAAATGGCGAGAAAGATTAGATATGTATTCCATTGCGTGACTACAAATCTTCCATTAGAGGCGACGACAGACGCGGCGCACACGAATTGAGCTGGATTGGCGTAAGCTATAGTCAACTGCAGGCTGCGAAGGATCGATATTTACCGGCGAAAAATCCTTGGACAGTCACAACGACTAGCCATCCGACAATGTTTGTCCAGCCGACCCAAAAGCTCTATGTCCAGTTTC of Colletotrichum lupini chromosome 8, complete sequence contains these proteins:
- a CDS encoding choline transport protein; the protein is MNCKSSHKVVGFQVHDSKRPYNISFTPAVMSPPNNGHLQARLSGLNMVAMAFAILNTWIALAGSIGLVLPSGGSVSLLYGFVFCVLCNLALTASLGELASIWPTAGGQYHFVYALCTNKWKRVMSFWVGWTNIVGWLVVVTVQGFFAAQFVCAASVVASNGRFVVTQWNTYLIFLAILTFATVGNIWGNRILGKWNDFASKETQTSKFLLLVKSSHHEVFWSILGVIIISIILLSLHDKTNADYVFTSFNNKTGWPDSIAWVLGLLQSALSLIGFDVILHMMEEMPNPSRDAPRAMIYSIVVGGVTGFAFILVMLFCFTDPTTVLATNTGMPIVELMLQATRNPAATCVMTIMLAVCFINGCTASTTSASRLLYSMARDNGILFPKCFSHITPGHNVPTNTILMCYGFNILFGTLYLGPTVAFGAYIASCTIFLNVSYAFPIIALLVRGRDILSQHQVPNAPFRLGRCGYGINLIAALFVSVTSIFFCFPVALPVTSDNMNYVLIVVAIFIIIVESYWLAYGHRFQVEGIQVILGQHDSVTANNAYELGLDFGTTDQKTSE